Genomic DNA from Pseudomonas fluorescens:
CGGCCTGAACGACGAACCGCAATACCAGTTGGAAATCGATGACGAGAAGGCCAGTGCGCTGGGCATCACGCTCTCGGAGATCAACAACACCCTGTCGATTGCACTGGGCAGTAATTATGTGAACGACTTCATCGACCGTGGCCGGGTGAAGCGGGTGTATGTCCAGGGCCAGCCGAACTCGCGCATGAGCCCCGAGGACCTGAAGAAGTGGTACGTGCGTAACAGCGCCGGGACCATGGTGCCGTTCTCTGCGTTCGCCAAGGGCGAGTGGGTCTACGGCTCGCCGAAACTGGCGCGTTACAACGGCGTGGAAGCGATGGAGATCCTCGGTACCCCGGCACCGGGTTATTCCACCGGTGAAGCCATGGCCGAAGTCGAAACCATCGCCAAGAAGCTGCCGGCCGGTGTTGGTATTTCCTGGACGGGCCTGTCCTATGAGGAACGCCTGTCGGGTTCCCAGGCACCAGCGTTGTACGCCTTGTCGCTGCTGATGGTGTTCTTGTGCCTGGCAGCGTTGTATGAAAGTTGGTCGATTCCGATCGCGGTCATGCTCGTGGTCCCACTGGGCATCATCGGTGCCCTGATGGCGACCAGCCTGCGCGGCCTGTCCAACGACGTGTACTTCCAGGTGGGCTTGTTGACAACCATTGGCTTGGCGGCGAAAAACGCCATCCTGATCGTCGAGTTTGCCAAGGAACTTCACGAGCAGGGCCGCACGCTGATGGAAGCCGCCATCGAAGCCTGTAGGATGCGTCTGAGACCGATCATCATGACGTCCCTGGCGTTCATCCTCGGCGTGGTCCCACTGGCGATTTCCACTGGTGCAGGTTCGGGCAGCCAGCACGCCATCGGTACCGGTGTGATCGGCGGTATGTTGACCGCCACCATCCTGGCGATCTTCTGGGTGCCATTGTTCTTCGTGACCGTGTCGTCGATAGGCCGTCGAAAAAATACCGACGAGCACGACACTCCTGAAACTTCCAAAGAGGCTGGCCAATGAGCAAGTCGCTACTCTCCCTGACCATCGCCGCCGTCGTGCTCAGCGGTTGCTCGCTGATCCCCGACTATCAGCGGCCCGAAGCACCGGTCGCGGCGCAATACCCGCAAGGGCCGGCCTACGAGGCGGCCAATGCGCCCGGCCAGGCCGCCGCCGAGCAAGGCTGGAAACAGTTTTTCCATGACCCGGCGTTGCAACAGCTGATCCAGGTCGCCTTGGAAAACAACCGCGACCTGCGTGTCGCGGCGCTGAACATCGATGCCTATGCCGCCCAATACCGTATCCAGCGCGCGGACCTGTTCCCGGCCGTCTCGGCCACCGGTTCCGGCAGCCGCCAGCGGGTACCGGCACGGGCTTCGCAAACCGGTGAAGCGGCGATCAGCAGTTCGTATTCGGCAACCTTGGGCATCAGCGCCTATGAACTGGACCTGTTCGGTCGGGTTCGCAGCCTGAGCGAGCAAGCGCTGCAAAGCTACTTCGCCACCGAAGAAGCCCGTCGCAGCACCCAGATCAGCCTGGTGGCCAACGTCGCCAATGCCTACCTGACCTGGCAAGCCGACAAGGAACTGCTCAAGCTGACCCAGGACACCCTCGGGGCCTACGAACAAAGCTTCAAGCTGACCTCGCGCAGCGCCGAAGTCGGCGTGGCCTCGGCCCTGGACCTGAGCCAGGCGCGCACCGCCGTGGAAAACGCCCGCGTGCAACTGGCCCGTTACACTCGCCAGGTCGCACAGGACGAAAACAGCCTGACCCTGCTGCTGGGCACTGGCCTGCCGGCCAACCTGAACTCGCAACCGCTGAGCGATGATCTGCTCAGCGAAGTGCCGGCCGGGCTGCCGTCGGACCTGCTGCAACGTCGTCCGGATATCCTCCAGGCCGAACGCAACCTGCTGGCTGCCAACGCCAATATCGGCGCCGCGCGGGCTGCGTTCTTCCCGAGCATCAGCCTGACGGCCAACGCCGGCACCCTGAGCCCGGACCTGTCCGGCCTGTTCAAGGGTGGTTCGGGCACCTGGACCTTCGCTCCGCAAATCAACCTGCCGATCTTCAACGCCGGCAGCCTGCGTGCAAGCCTGGACTACGCCAAGATCCAGAAAGACATCAACGTCGCGCAGTACGAGAAGTCGATTCAGACGGCGTTCCAGGAAGTCTCCGACGGCCTGGCCGCGCGCCAGACCTACAACGAACAGTTGCAGGCCCAGACCGACTTCGTCGCCGCCAACCAGGACTACTACCGCCTGGCCGAGCGTCGCTACCGCATCGGCGTCGACAGCAACCTGACCTTCCTCGACGCCCAACGCCAGTTGTTCAGCGCGCAACAGTCGCTGATCACTGACCGTCTTGCGCAACTGACCAGCGAGGTCAATTTGTACAAGGCATTGGGCGGTGGCTGGAATGCCGAGACCGGCAAGAACGAACCGGTGAAAGAAGAAGCGCCGAAGATGAAATTGTTCTGATAGATGTTTGAACGCTGAACATGAAGCCCACCGAAAGGTGGGCTTTTTTGTTTTAGGGATCCACCTCTGGCGAGGGGATTCATCTCAGCTCAAGTGCAAAGCACTCGCACAACTTGTGCCCCCAGGGAAATCCAGAGGGTTGCTTAGAGACGACGCTGCGCTGCGTCGTAAACTTCCTTGTCTCGCCGAGCACCGACTGCCACGATCAACACCTGAATGGCTTTCCCATCGACTCTATAAACGATACGCGTATCGCCCGTTCGAATTCTTCGACATCCGGCCAGGCTGGCTCTGAGCGGCTGACCGGTTTTGTCCGGCTCTCCCCTGACAATCCGCTCTTCAATGACATCAAGGATACGGTTCGCCGCTGCCGCCCCCAACTGATCCAGATCGTCCTGAACCTCCGGATGGTAGATAACCCCCCAAACCATTCCCCCCTCCTTCAGTCGTTTTTGGCGTACCGCGCTCGCATAGCTTCATGACTAATGGCCTTGGCCTCATCGAAATCAAGCAGCCGCTCGCGGGCTGTCGCTTCGACGCGAAGGTTTTCCAGTTCATCAAGCATTTCCTGATAGGCATCGACATTAATAATCACGGCTGCCGGCTCATTGTCCTTGAAAATAACCAGTCTTTCGGTTGCGCGACTCGAGACGTCCTTGAGCTTCGCGCTGAAGTTCCTGACCATTGCGGTAACGGATACCGCCTGATCAGCCCGTTCCAATAGCGCTGCCATAACCAACCTCCTAGCACATCAAGTTACATATATTTATACATATCTTTATGCGTAAAGTGTTGCGCTTCAAGAAGCATAAATCAAGTTGAAAAAACAGCTCCCGACCGGTTGCACCTCTACACTCCCCACACAAAAGCCCCTGCGGCTGCCAGGCACCGTTTTTTTGACTAGTGGCACACAACAACCCTGTGGCGAGGGGATTCATCCCCGTTGGGCTGCGAAGCAGCCCCAATCACAATAAGGCTCAACCTGCTAACGCGGGTCGACGATATCCAGCGCACGATTAGCCAACAGTTCACTCAGCTCGATCATCTGCGCCACGCCGAGCGCGACATGCCGCCGCGAGCCCTCCAACTCGAACGCCAGGTCACTGACCATGGCATTGGCCGAGGCAAGGGTTTCGCTGAGATTGGCCAGGAGACACTCCGTGTCGATGGTATCGATGACGGTGAAGACTTGTGTTGAGGTTTTGGGTTTGGGATCAGGGTGGGTGCCCAGATGGTAATCGAGTGCCCGGTCTGCGGCCTCTTGGAGCTTTTCTGGATCGGGGTCGTTGTAGGGGAAGGTGCTCTCTGATGGCGAAGAAGGATGATGTTTTTTCATAACGGCGCTCCTGCATCAATTGGAGCCCGAGACGTGGGCCCGGGCGCTAGCGCCTAACGAAGTCGACGGGCTTGCAGTCCCGGTCGCTGGATTGGCAGCGACCCAAACAAGCTAGAGATTCCGCTTCCGAGCAGCAACCTTAAAACCTCGTCGGAAAATTCGCCGCGTCTGTCAGGCCGCCATCGCGACCAAGCTCACTCCCACAGGAATCGCATCCGCCGAAGCAATGTTTTGCTGTTCGATAATCGCCCAAAACCCGCAAACGGCGATTGAACCGATCCCGGGCCGCCCTTCACCATCCCTCGCACAAAACCAATAACAACAGGTTCGACGCCATGCCCATCCGCCCCGCCGCACCCGGCTGATCCTCAATAGCCTCACGCCACTGGTTCCACCGTTCCGCCTGCAGCCCAAGGTTGTGGCAACGACCCGCTTCGTCCACAAAAAATAGAGACAACGCCCATGAAGCCCACACAGCACTTGTTCCCCAGCCTCATTGCCGTCGCCCTGACCAGCACCGCCCTGCCCATCCTGGCCGCGGAATCAGGGTTTGTCGAAGATGCCAAGGCCACGCTGAACCTGCGCAACTTCTACTTCAACCGCAACTTCACCAACCCGAACAATGCCCAAGGCAAAGCCGAGGAATGGACCCAGAGTTTCATCCTCGACGCCAAGTCCGGTTTCACCCAGGGCGTGGTCGGTTTCGGCGTGGACATACTGGGGATGTACTCGGTCAAGCTCGACGGCGGCCGTGGCACCGCAGGTACACAACTGCTCCCAGTGCATGACGACGGCCGCCCCGCCGATGACTTCGGTCGCCTGGGCGTGGCCCTGAAGGCCAAGGTATCGAAGACCGAACTGAAGGTCGGCGAATGGATGCCGGTGTTGCCGATCCTGCGCTCCGACGACGGTCGCTCCCTGCCGCAAACCTTTCGTGGCGGCCAGGTGACCTCCACCGAAATCAGCGGCCTCACGCTGTACGGTGGTCAGTTCCGCGCCAACAGCCCGCGCAACGACGCGAGCATGGAAGACATGTCGATGAACGGCCGCGGCGCGTTCACCTCCGACCGTTTCAACTTCGCTGGCGGTGAATACGCCTTCAACGAAAAACGCACCCAGGTCGGCGTGTGGTACGCGGAACTGTCCGACATCTACCAGCAACAATATTTCAACCTGACCCACAGCCAGCCCATCGGCGACTGGACCCTGGGCGCCAACCTCGGCTACTTCACCGGCAAGGAAAACGGCAGTGCGTTGGCCGGCGACCTGGACAACAAAACCGCGTTCGCCATGCTCTCGGCCAAGTACGGTGGCAACACCTTTTATGTCGGCCTGCAGAAAGTCGGCGGCGATGATGCCTGGATGCGCGTCAACGGCACCAGCGGCGGCACCCTGGCCAACGACAGCTACAACTCCAGCTACGACAACGCCAAGGAAAAATCCTGGCAAGTACGCCACGACTTCAACTTCGCCGCCGTCGGCGTGCCGGGCCTGACGTTGATGAACCGCTACATCAGCGGTGACAACGTGCACACCGCCACGGTCGACGACGGCAAGGAATGGGGTCGGGAAAGTGAGCTGGCCTACACCGTGCAGAGCGGCGCGTTGAAGAGCCTCAACGTGAAGTGGCGTAACTCGACGATGCGCCGGGATTACAGTACCAATGAGTTCGATGAGAACCGGTTGATCATCAGTTATCCGCTCAGCCTGCTGTAAAAGCCAAACATGGGTGGAGGCTGTACCACCGTCATCGCGAGCAGGCTAGCTTCCACAGGGAATCGGTGCCGAGCACAAAATCAGCGCTCACTGAAGATCCAGTGTAGGAGCTTGCTCGCGATGGCGTCATCACATTCAACATCCCCCATCAATTGAACCACCGCTATCGCGAGCCAGCTCGCTCCCACAGGAAATGAGGTAACCCCTTAAGCCCGGGATTCGACGCCCAGTTCGTCCCACACCGACTCGGCCAGATGGAACGTGGCGTTGGCCGCCGGGATGCCGCAGTAGATGGCGCTCTGCATGATCACTTCCTTGATCTCGCTGCGGCTCACGCCATTGTTGGCGGCGGCGCGCAGGTGCAGCTTGAGTTCTTCGGCGCGGTTCATGCCGATCAACATGGCAATGGTAATCAGGCTGCGGGTATGGCGCGGCAGGCCCGGACGGGTCCAGATGTCGCCCCAGGCGTGGCGGGTGATCATCTCCTGGAACTCGCTGTTGAACTCGGTCAGGGCATTGAGGCTGCGATCGACGTGGGCATCGCCCAGCACCGCGCGGCGTACTTGCATGCCTTCGTCGTAACGTTGTTTCTCGTCCACAAAAAACTCCTCAGGCACGGCCAGAATCAAGCAGGAAATCCAGCACCCGCGCGCTGAAGGCGGCGCCGGCCTGGACGTTGGACAGGTGCGCGGCGTAGAACTCGGCGTACTCGGCCCCGCGGACCCGCTCCTGGATAAAGTGCCCACCCGACGGCGGTGTCACGGCATCTTCAGTGCCGGCGATCACCAGCAGCGGTACGCGAATCGACGACAACTGCTCGCGAAAATCGGCATCACGCACCGCGGCACAGTTGGCCGCATAACCCTGAGGCGAAGTGGCGGCGAGCATGTCAGTGATTTTTTTTGCCGTCGCAGGCTGCGCTTCAGCAAAGTCGGGGGTAAACCAACGGGCAATCGAGGCATCGCGCAACGCTACCATCGCCGCCTTGCCGTCGCGCAGTACGGTTTCGATGCGCGGGTTCCACACCGACGGATCGCCGATCTTGGCCGCGGTGTTGCACACCACCAGTTTGTACAGGCGCTCGCCGGCGTTGATGCCCAGCCATTGGCCGATCAACCCGCCCATGGACAAGCCACAGAAATGCACCTTATCGATGTTCAACTGATCGAGCATCGCCAGCACGTCGCGGCCCAGTTGCTCGATGCTGTACGGCCCTTCGGTGACCAGCGACTGGCCATGGCCGCGCGTGTCGAAGCGCAGCACGCGAAAGTGTTCACTGAAGGCCGCGACCTGCTCGTCCCACATGTGCAGATCAGTGCCCAGGGAATTGGAGAGCACCAGCACAGGGGCGTCTTGCGGCCCATCAAAACGATAGTTCAGATCGCCCTCGGCGAGTTTGACGAATCCCACAACAATCTCCTTTCAGGCGTTCAAGGCAAGGTGTTCGGCCACGGCCCGGGCGACCCAGGTCTGTGCTTGTCCGAGGTAGTGCGCCGGGTCGAGCAGATGATCAAGCTCGGTCGCGGATAGCTGCGCAGTGACCTGAGGTTCATCCCCCAGCACATCACGCAAATGCCGTTGTTCGGCCACGGCGCGCTTGCAGCATTGCTCCAGCAGATGGTGCGCCGCGTCGCGTCCCACACGCTGGGCCAGGACGATGCTCACTGCTTCGGCCAGCACCAGCCCCTGGGTCAGTTCCAGGTTGCGGGCCATGCGCGCCGCGTCCACTTCCAACCCTTCGGCCAGCAGCCGCGCCTGCTGCAAGGCACCGGACACCAGGCAGCAGATCTCCGGCAGGGTTTCCCATTCGGCGTGCCATAGGCCCAGGCTGCGCTCGTGTTCCTGGGGCATGGCGCTGAACAGCGTCGACAACAAGCCAGGCACTCGCGTCGCCGCGCCGATCAGCACTGCCGCGCCCACCGGGTTGCGCTTGTGCGGCATGGTGGACGACCCCCCCTTGCCCGGCGCCGAGGGCTCGAACGCTTCGCCGGCCTCGGTCTGCATCAACAGGCTGATATCACGGCCGAGTTTGCCCAGGCTACCGGCGATCAGGCCCAGCACTGAACCGAATTCCACCAGGCGATCGCGCTGGGTGTGCCACGGCTGCTCGGGCAGGTTCAGTTGCAATTCGGCGGCCAAGGCTTCGGCGATGGGCAAGGCGTGTTCACCCAAGGCCGCGAGGGTGCCGGAAGCACCGCCGAACTGCAGCACCAGCAAGCGCGGCTTGAGTTCTTTCAAACGTTGGCGACTGCGGGTGATCGCTCCCAGCCAACCAGCGATCTTCATGCCCAGGGTCACCGGCGTGGCGTGCTGCAGCCAGGTGCGTCCGGCCAGCGGCGTGGCGGCGTAGTGTTCGGCTTGTCGGGCCAGGGTGGCGGCCAACTGCGCCAGCTCGCCTTCGATCAGCCCCAAGGCCAGGCGCAGTTGCAGCACCAGCCCGCTGTCCATCACGTCCTGGCTGGTGGCGCCTAGGTGCACGTAGCGCTCGGCTTCGGCGTCCTCGACGGCGATGCGCTTACCCAACGCCTTGACCAACGGGATTGCCGAATTGCCAGCGCTGGCGATCGCTTCGCTCAACGCCGAAAAATCATACAGCGCGGCACGACAGGCCTTTTCGATCGGCGCAACGGCACTTTGCGGAATCACCCCGACCCGCGCCTCGGCCCGGGCCAAGGCGGCTTCGACGTCAAGCATGGCCTGGACCCGCCCCGCATCGCAGAACACCTCGCGCATGTCGCGGGCGGTGAAATAGGCATCGAATAGCTGATTGCCCGGTCGTTCGCTCATAAACAGTCCTTGGGAAGGTAGATGTCCCGTGGCGAGGGAGCTTGCTCCCGCTTGAGTGCGAAGCGCTCACAAGAGAGGGCTGCTACGCAGCCCAGCGGGAGCAAGCTCCCTCGCCACAATGACTCAAACAAACCTCAAATGATCAGGTGGGTTCAAAGGTCGTGGTGCAAATACGCCGGCTGCTTGGGCAGGCGCAGGCTGAACAGGAACGCCACCACCATCATCACCGTGACATACCAATAAAAAGCGTTTTCCATGCCCTGGGCTTTCAGGCTCAGGGCAACGTACTCCGCCGAGCCGCCAAAAATCGCATTGGCCACCGCGTAAGCCAACCCTACTCCCAGCGCCCGCACTTCAGGTGGAAACATTTCCGCTTTCACCAGGCCGCTGATGGAGGTGTAGAAGCTGACGATCGCCAGCGCCAACGTGATCAGGACAAACGCCAGGAACGGGCTGCTGATGCTTTTCAGGGTCAGCAGGATCGGCACGGTGCACAACGCCCCCAGGCCACCGAACCAGAGCATGGAGTTACGCCGGCCGATCTTGTCCGCCAGCATGCCGAACAGCGGCTGCATGCACATGTACAGGAACAGCGCGCCGGTCATGATGTAGCTGGCGGTCTTGGCGTGCAGGCCGGCGGTGTTCACCAGGTATTTCTGCATGTAGGTGGTGAAGGTGTAGAAAATCAGCGAGCCGCCGGCGGTGTAGCCCAGCACGGTGATGAACGCGGCCTTGTGGTCGCGAAACAGCGCCATGATGCTGCCAGCGTCCTTGTTCTCGCGCATTTCCTTGCTACTGGTTTCCTTCAGGGAGCGCCGCAGGAACAGGGAAATCAATGCAGCCACGGCCCCCACCACAAATGGAATCCGCCAGCCATAAGCGCGCAGTTCGTCTTCGTTGAGAAACTGCTGCAGGATCACCACCAACGACACCGCCAGCAGTTGCCCGCCGATCAGCGTCACGTATTGGAACGAAGCAAAAAAACCGCGCTGCCCCTTGAGGGCGACTTCGCTCATGTAGGTGGCGGTGGTGCCGTATTCGCCGCCCACCGACAGGCCTTGCAACAAGCGCGCGAACAACAGCAGCAGCGGCGCCCAGACGCCGATGTCCTTGTAGGTGGGCAGGCAGGCGATGAGCAATGAGCCGAAGCACATCATCAGCACCGAGATCATCATCGAATTCTTACGTCCGTGACGGTCCGCCACCCGGCCGAAAATCCAACCGCCGATGGGCCGCATCAGGAACCCGGCGGCGAACACACCGGCCGTGTTGACCAGTTGCACCGTGGGGTTGTCCGAGGGGAAGAACGCCGGGGCGAAATAAATTGCGCAGAACGCATAGACATAGAAGTCAAACCATTCGACCAGGTTGCCGGATGAAGCACCGACGATGGCGAAGATACGCTTGCTGCGTTCTTCGCCGGTGTAGTGGCTGATGATTGGGGTGGCCATGGATTATTCACTCGTTGGGGACTGACGAAGTCTAGACACACTTAGTAACAGTCCCGTTCCAAAAACGGTCTTTCAAGCAGTAGCGCCTGTAGCGCCGCCATCGCGAGCAAGCTCGCTCCCACAGGGTTCATGCTATTGCTGTGGTCCTGTAAGTTCATACGCTTCCGGGCTGGGTTCATATCCCCTGTGGCGAGGGAGCTTGCTCCCGCTCGGCTGCGAAGCAGACGTCAACCTGGCAACGGGGTCATCCTGATGTACCGGGTCGCCGGCTTTGGGCTTGCTGCGCAAGCCAGCGGGAGCAAGCTCCCTCGCCACAGGAAAATCATGAGTCAGTAATCGAAGAACACCGTCTCGGCCTCCGTGCCCTGAAGGATCACGTTCCACTGGTACACGCCCGACGCATCAGGCTTGGCCACGATTGTGCCGCGACGTTCTTCGGGCACGCAGGCCAGCAGAGGGTCGGTTTCGTTGGCCTGTTCGCCGTCGAAATAGATGCGCGTCAGCAAGTGCTTGACCAACCCGCGAGCGAACACCAGCACCACCAAGTGCGGTGCCTGGGTTGTGCCCCCCAATCCCGGCACAGTGCCCGGCTTGATGGTGGTAAAGCGGAAGCGCCCTTCGGCGTCCACCGGCACCCGGCCGAAGCCTTCGAAATTCGGGTCCAGGGGTTTGTCCTGGTCGTCTTCCGGGTGGGCGTATTTGCCGGCGGCGTTGGCCTGCCAGACTTCCAGCATCGCGTCGTTGACGAACTGGCCGTTGCCGTCGACCACCTGCCCGGTGATCGCCACGCGTTGGCCGAGGGTTTCGGCGACGGTCAGGTCTTCGCGGTTCAGCCAGGTCAGGCCGATGTGGTAGTAAGGGCCAACGGTGTGGGACGTGGTGGCGGTGAGCGTCATCTTATTTCTCCATCGGCGTGGCATCGCGGCCGCGCAAGACGATGTCCCAGCGGTAACCGAGGGCGTAGTGAGGGACAGTTTTTTCCAGGTCGAAACGGGCGATCAGGCGTTCCTTGGCACTCGTGTCCGGCACGCAGTTGTAGATCGGGTCGTATTCCAGCAACGGATCGCCAGGGAAGTACATCTGCGTCACCAGGCGCGTCAGAATGCTCGGCCCGAACAGTGAGAAATGGATGTGCGCCGGGCGCCAGGCGTTGTGATGGTTGCCCCACGGATAGGCGCCGGGCTTGATGGTCTGGAACTGATACCAGCCATCGGCGTCGGTGACGGTACGACCGGTGCCGGTGAAATTCGGGTCCAGCGGCGCGTCATGGTTGTCGCGATCGTGGTTGTAGCGACCGGCGGCGTTGGCCTGCCAGATCTCCACCAGGATGCCCGGCACCGGCTGGCCGTGCTCATCCAGCACGCGCCCGTGAATGATGATCCGCTCCCCCAGCGGCTCGCCGGCATGCTGGGCGGTCAGGTCGTTGTCCTTCTCTTGCACGCGGTCGGCACCGACAGTCGGGCCGGTAATTTCCGACAGCGAATGCGGCAGGAACACCAACGGCTTGGACGGCGAGCGCAGGTTGGTGGACTGGTACGGCGGGTGCAGATACTCCGGCTGGGTGCCCGCTTGGGGGCGACGATAACCAGGCTTGTCAGTCATGAAGCGTTCCTCGGTTTCTTATTAGTAGAACGACGCGTCAGACGCGTTCGATTGCCAATGCCAGACCCTGGCCGACGCCGACACACATGGTCGCCAGGCCTTTCTTGCCGCCGGTCTTTTCCAAATGGTGCAACGCCGTCAACACCAGACGCGCCCCGCTCATGCCCAGCGGATGGCCGAGGGCGATGGCACCGCCGTTCGGGTTGACCTGGGGCGCATCGTCCGCCAGACCGAGGTCGCGCAACACCGCCAGGCCCTGGCTGGCAAAGGCTTCATT
This window encodes:
- the pcaD gene encoding 3-oxoadipate enol-lactonase, whose amino-acid sequence is MGFVKLAEGDLNYRFDGPQDAPVLVLSNSLGTDLHMWDEQVAAFSEHFRVLRFDTRGHGQSLVTEGPYSIEQLGRDVLAMLDQLNIDKVHFCGLSMGGLIGQWLGINAGERLYKLVVCNTAAKIGDPSVWNPRIETVLRDGKAAMVALRDASIARWFTPDFAEAQPATAKKITDMLAATSPQGYAANCAAVRDADFREQLSSIRVPLLVIAGTEDAVTPPSGGHFIQERVRGAEYAEFYAAHLSNVQAGAAFSARVLDFLLDSGRA
- a CDS encoding 3-carboxy-cis,cis-muconate cycloisomerase; translated protein: MSERPGNQLFDAYFTARDMREVFCDAGRVQAMLDVEAALARAEARVGVIPQSAVAPIEKACRAALYDFSALSEAIASAGNSAIPLVKALGKRIAVEDAEAERYVHLGATSQDVMDSGLVLQLRLALGLIEGELAQLAATLARQAEHYAATPLAGRTWLQHATPVTLGMKIAGWLGAITRSRQRLKELKPRLLVLQFGGASGTLAALGEHALPIAEALAAELQLNLPEQPWHTQRDRLVEFGSVLGLIAGSLGKLGRDISLLMQTEAGEAFEPSAPGKGGSSTMPHKRNPVGAAVLIGAATRVPGLLSTLFSAMPQEHERSLGLWHAEWETLPEICCLVSGALQQARLLAEGLEVDAARMARNLELTQGLVLAEAVSIVLAQRVGRDAAHHLLEQCCKRAVAEQRHLRDVLGDEPQVTAQLSATELDHLLDPAHYLGQAQTWVARAVAEHLALNA
- a CDS encoding MFS family transporter, with amino-acid sequence MATPIISHYTGEERSKRIFAIVGASSGNLVEWFDFYVYAFCAIYFAPAFFPSDNPTVQLVNTAGVFAAGFLMRPIGGWIFGRVADRHGRKNSMMISVLMMCFGSLLIACLPTYKDIGVWAPLLLLFARLLQGLSVGGEYGTTATYMSEVALKGQRGFFASFQYVTLIGGQLLAVSLVVILQQFLNEDELRAYGWRIPFVVGAVAALISLFLRRSLKETSSKEMRENKDAGSIMALFRDHKAAFITVLGYTAGGSLIFYTFTTYMQKYLVNTAGLHAKTASYIMTGALFLYMCMQPLFGMLADKIGRRNSMLWFGGLGALCTVPILLTLKSISSPFLAFVLITLALAIVSFYTSISGLVKAEMFPPEVRALGVGLAYAVANAIFGGSAEYVALSLKAQGMENAFYWYVTVMMVVAFLFSLRLPKQPAYLHHDL
- a CDS encoding type II toxin-antitoxin system Phd/YefM family antitoxin — translated: MAALLERADQAVSVTAMVRNFSAKLKDVSSRATERLVIFKDNEPAAVIINVDAYQEMLDELENLRVEATARERLLDFDEAKAISHEAMRARYAKND
- a CDS encoding type II toxin-antitoxin system RelE family toxin; this translates as MVWGVIYHPEVQDDLDQLGAAAANRILDVIEERIVRGEPDKTGQPLRASLAGCRRIRTGDTRIVYRVDGKAIQVLIVAVGARRDKEVYDAAQRRL
- a CDS encoding OprD family porin, with the protein product MKPTQHLFPSLIAVALTSTALPILAAESGFVEDAKATLNLRNFYFNRNFTNPNNAQGKAEEWTQSFILDAKSGFTQGVVGFGVDILGMYSVKLDGGRGTAGTQLLPVHDDGRPADDFGRLGVALKAKVSKTELKVGEWMPVLPILRSDDGRSLPQTFRGGQVTSTEISGLTLYGGQFRANSPRNDASMEDMSMNGRGAFTSDRFNFAGGEYAFNEKRTQVGVWYAELSDIYQQQYFNLTHSQPIGDWTLGANLGYFTGKENGSALAGDLDNKTAFAMLSAKYGGNTFYVGLQKVGGDDAWMRVNGTSGGTLANDSYNSSYDNAKEKSWQVRHDFNFAAVGVPGLTLMNRYISGDNVHTATVDDGKEWGRESELAYTVQSGALKSLNVKWRNSTMRRDYSTNEFDENRLIISYPLSLL
- the pcaC gene encoding 4-carboxymuconolactone decarboxylase, with protein sequence MDEKQRYDEGMQVRRAVLGDAHVDRSLNALTEFNSEFQEMITRHAWGDIWTRPGLPRHTRSLITIAMLIGMNRAEELKLHLRAAANNGVSRSEIKEVIMQSAIYCGIPAANATFHLAESVWDELGVESRA
- the adeC gene encoding AdeC/AdeK/OprM family multidrug efflux complex outer membrane factor, which codes for MSKSLLSLTIAAVVLSGCSLIPDYQRPEAPVAAQYPQGPAYEAANAPGQAAAEQGWKQFFHDPALQQLIQVALENNRDLRVAALNIDAYAAQYRIQRADLFPAVSATGSGSRQRVPARASQTGEAAISSSYSATLGISAYELDLFGRVRSLSEQALQSYFATEEARRSTQISLVANVANAYLTWQADKELLKLTQDTLGAYEQSFKLTSRSAEVGVASALDLSQARTAVENARVQLARYTRQVAQDENSLTLLLGTGLPANLNSQPLSDDLLSEVPAGLPSDLLQRRPDILQAERNLLAANANIGAARAAFFPSISLTANAGTLSPDLSGLFKGGSGTWTFAPQINLPIFNAGSLRASLDYAKIQKDINVAQYEKSIQTAFQEVSDGLAARQTYNEQLQAQTDFVAANQDYYRLAERRYRIGVDSNLTFLDAQRQLFSAQQSLITDRLAQLTSEVNLYKALGGGWNAETGKNEPVKEEAPKMKLF
- the pcaH gene encoding protocatechuate 3,4-dioxygenase subunit beta, whose product is MTDKPGYRRPQAGTQPEYLHPPYQSTNLRSPSKPLVFLPHSLSEITGPTVGADRVQEKDNDLTAQHAGEPLGERIIIHGRVLDEHGQPVPGILVEIWQANAAGRYNHDRDNHDAPLDPNFTGTGRTVTDADGWYQFQTIKPGAYPWGNHHNAWRPAHIHFSLFGPSILTRLVTQMYFPGDPLLEYDPIYNCVPDTSAKERLIARFDLEKTVPHYALGYRWDIVLRGRDATPMEK
- the pcaG gene encoding protocatechuate 3,4-dioxygenase subunit alpha; this translates as MTLTATTSHTVGPYYHIGLTWLNREDLTVAETLGQRVAITGQVVDGNGQFVNDAMLEVWQANAAGKYAHPEDDQDKPLDPNFEGFGRVPVDAEGRFRFTTIKPGTVPGLGGTTQAPHLVVLVFARGLVKHLLTRIYFDGEQANETDPLLACVPEERRGTIVAKPDASGVYQWNVILQGTEAETVFFDY
- a CDS encoding DUF6124 family protein, translating into MKKHHPSSPSESTFPYNDPDPEKLQEAADRALDYHLGTHPDPKPKTSTQVFTVIDTIDTECLLANLSETLASANAMVSDLAFELEGSRRHVALGVAQMIELSELLANRALDIVDPR